The Kitasatospora setae KM-6054 genome contains a region encoding:
- a CDS encoding lysylphosphatidylglycerol synthase transmembrane domain-containing protein, which produces MATVIQADESQGSAPLPPPRRRPAGRAERVRHPAALIRLAAGTCWIVLVLLLAGYARSSALGLDLDVSRGVELLPWPPPQLTAALCGAALLTVPLAFAVDRMLGGEGRRVADGVLAAVLAYGLSLGLDLLIGAGTTLTHRLPDLPGSTEPVYGHLAPVLAFMTAVGTAGRRRWRTALGVTLGLSGLSGLVTGYATPLSLVLALLLGWTTAHAARYAVGEPVGTPTEEQIAAALAGTGVRPHTVLALGPSRYLVTQHDGRPELDVHLLDRHAQASGLLGHLWLALRLRTAPRPLGLRPLRAGLEHQTLLGHAATAAGARTRTPVAVVELGPDAALVAYRRIDARPFAELFDENPAQDPDRPAGPTDAELRDAWRQLALLQRRRIAHRTVSPHTVLLDAEGQVHLVGLAHGEIAAGELLLRLDVAGLLAVLAVHAGPRRAVRAAVEVLGPGPVGTALPLLQPIALARDTRAALARHKTLAADLRAEVQRQTPQAIAVPVRLERLRPRTLLNVVACFAVGYALLQFRNPVSVVTGADPLWLAGAVLWAAVSYPVATFAFSGFVPERLRFGSTLAVQTAGAFVKVVAPGGVGGLALNTRYLQCAGIPTAQAMSSIGVSQLFGLVLHMLQLAVFGALAGVDAAAAGGESAVLPSGWVLWLALAVSAVIAASVAAVPSLRRRAQTLLRPLRAEVLPRLLDLAQRPGRLATGVAGQLLVSMCFVLCLYCCVRAVGQAPGFNAVAMAFLAGNAAGNVAPTPGGLGGVELLMPPLLVAAGHLDQDSAASAVLLFRLLTFILPILPGWIAFAWLKRRGQV; this is translated from the coding sequence GTGGCCACGGTGATACAAGCCGACGAATCCCAGGGTTCTGCTCCGCTCCCGCCCCCGCGGCGGCGGCCGGCCGGGCGCGCCGAGCGCGTCCGCCACCCCGCCGCGCTGATCAGACTGGCCGCCGGGACGTGCTGGATCGTCCTGGTGCTGCTGCTGGCCGGCTACGCCCGCTCCTCCGCGCTCGGCCTCGACCTCGACGTGTCCCGCGGCGTCGAGCTGCTGCCCTGGCCGCCGCCCCAGCTGACCGCCGCGCTGTGCGGCGCCGCGCTGCTCACCGTGCCGCTGGCCTTCGCCGTCGACCGGATGCTGGGCGGCGAGGGCCGCCGGGTCGCCGACGGCGTGCTCGCCGCCGTCCTCGCCTACGGCCTCTCGCTCGGCCTGGACCTGCTGATCGGCGCCGGCACCACGCTGACCCACCGGCTGCCCGACCTCCCCGGCAGCACCGAGCCGGTGTACGGGCACCTGGCGCCGGTCCTGGCGTTCATGACCGCCGTCGGCACCGCCGGGCGGCGCCGCTGGCGCACCGCGCTGGGCGTCACGCTGGGCCTGTCCGGGCTGTCCGGCCTGGTCACCGGGTACGCCACGCCGCTGTCGCTGGTCCTCGCGCTGCTGCTCGGCTGGACCACCGCGCACGCCGCCCGGTACGCCGTCGGCGAGCCCGTCGGCACGCCCACCGAGGAGCAGATCGCCGCCGCCCTGGCCGGCACCGGCGTCCGCCCGCACACGGTGCTCGCCCTCGGCCCCAGCCGCTACCTGGTCACCCAGCACGACGGCCGCCCCGAACTCGACGTCCACCTGCTCGACCGGCACGCCCAGGCCAGCGGCCTGCTCGGCCACCTCTGGCTGGCGCTGCGGCTGCGCACCGCGCCCCGCCCGCTCGGCCTGCGCCCGCTGCGGGCCGGCCTGGAGCACCAGACCCTGCTCGGCCACGCCGCCACCGCCGCCGGGGCCCGCACCCGCACCCCCGTCGCGGTGGTCGAACTCGGTCCGGACGCCGCCCTGGTCGCCTACCGGCGGATCGACGCCCGGCCGTTCGCCGAACTCTTCGACGAGAACCCCGCCCAGGACCCGGACCGCCCCGCCGGGCCCACCGACGCCGAACTCCGCGACGCCTGGCGGCAGCTGGCCCTGCTCCAGCGCCGCCGGATCGCGCACCGCACGGTGTCGCCGCACACCGTGCTGCTGGACGCCGAGGGCCAGGTCCACCTGGTCGGGCTGGCCCACGGCGAGATCGCCGCCGGCGAACTGCTGCTCCGCCTGGACGTCGCCGGGCTGCTCGCCGTCCTGGCCGTGCACGCCGGGCCGCGCCGGGCGGTCCGGGCCGCCGTCGAGGTGCTCGGGCCGGGGCCGGTCGGCACCGCGCTGCCGCTGCTCCAGCCGATCGCGCTGGCCCGCGACACCCGGGCCGCGCTCGCCCGGCACAAGACGCTGGCCGCCGACCTGCGCGCCGAGGTGCAGCGGCAGACCCCGCAGGCCATCGCCGTCCCCGTCCGGCTGGAGCGGCTGCGCCCGCGCACCCTGCTGAACGTCGTCGCCTGCTTCGCGGTCGGCTACGCGCTGCTGCAGTTCCGCAACCCCGTCTCGGTGGTCACCGGGGCCGACCCGCTGTGGCTGGCCGGCGCGGTGCTGTGGGCCGCGGTCAGCTACCCGGTGGCGACCTTCGCGTTCAGCGGCTTCGTGCCCGAGCGGCTCCGGTTCGGCTCCACCCTGGCCGTCCAGACCGCCGGCGCCTTCGTCAAGGTGGTCGCGCCCGGCGGCGTCGGCGGCCTCGCCCTGAACACCCGCTACCTGCAGTGCGCGGGCATCCCCACCGCGCAGGCGATGTCCAGCATCGGCGTCAGCCAGCTGTTCGGCCTGGTCCTGCACATGCTGCAGCTCGCCGTGTTCGGCGCGCTGGCCGGGGTGGACGCCGCCGCGGCCGGCGGCGAGTCCGCCGTGCTGCCCAGCGGCTGGGTGCTCTGGCTGGCCCTCGCGGTCAGCGCGGTGATCGCCGCCTCGGTCGCCGCGGTGCCCTCGCTGCGGCGCCGCGCCCAGACCCTGCTGCGGCCGCTGCGCGCCGAGGTGCTGCCCCGGCTGCTCGACCTGGCCCAGCGGCCCGGCCGGCTGGCCACCGGCGTGGCCGGGCAGCTGCTGGTGTCGATGTGCTTCGTGCTGTGCCTGTACTGCTGCGTCCGCGCGGTCGGGCAGGCCCCCGGCTTCAACGCCGTCGCGATGGCCTTCCTGGCCGGCAACGCGGCGGGCAACGTGGCACCGACGCCCGGCGGCCTGGGCGGCGTCGAACTGCTGATGCCCCCGCTGCTGGTGGCCGCCGGGCACCTCGACCAGGACAGCGCGGCCTCGGCCGTCCTGCTGTTCCGGCTGCTGACCTTCATCCTGCCGATCCTGCCCGGCTGGATCGCCTTCGCCTGGCTGAAGCGGCGCGGCCAGGTCTGA
- a CDS encoding ABC transporter ATP-binding protein — protein sequence MAQSEPRLAGRDLTLAYDGRTVAEGLTVEVPDHSFTVVVGPNACGKSTLLRALSRTLRPVAGQVLLDGRSIATLPARQVARTLGLLPQSSVAPDGITVAELVSRGRHPHQGVLRQWSAEDERVVARAMADTGVGDLADRPVDALSGGQRQRVWIAMALAQQTPLLLLDEPTTYLDIAHQVEVLDLCARLHREQGRTLVAVLHDLNQAARYATHLVALRDGRLVAAGPPGEVVTAALVEEVFRLPCRVVPDPETGTPLVVPAAPRPAAPRPAAAGA from the coding sequence ATGGCCCAGTCCGAACCGCGGCTGGCCGGCCGCGACCTGACCCTCGCGTACGACGGGCGCACCGTCGCCGAGGGCCTGACCGTCGAGGTCCCGGACCACTCGTTCACGGTGGTGGTCGGCCCGAACGCGTGCGGCAAGTCGACGCTGCTGCGCGCGCTGTCGCGGACCCTGCGGCCGGTGGCCGGGCAGGTGCTGCTGGACGGGCGGTCGATCGCGACGCTGCCCGCCCGGCAGGTCGCCCGGACGCTGGGCCTGCTCCCGCAGTCCTCGGTCGCGCCGGACGGCATCACCGTCGCCGAGCTGGTCTCCCGGGGCCGCCACCCGCACCAGGGCGTGCTGCGCCAGTGGTCGGCCGAGGACGAGCGGGTGGTCGCCCGGGCGATGGCCGACACCGGGGTCGGCGACCTCGCGGACCGGCCGGTGGACGCGCTCTCCGGCGGCCAGCGCCAGCGGGTCTGGATCGCGATGGCGCTGGCCCAGCAGACCCCGCTGCTGCTGCTCGACGAGCCGACCACCTACCTGGACATCGCGCACCAGGTCGAGGTCCTCGACCTGTGCGCCCGGCTGCACCGGGAGCAGGGCCGCACCTTGGTCGCGGTGCTGCACGACCTCAACCAGGCGGCCCGCTACGCCACCCACCTGGTCGCGCTGCGCGACGGGCGGCTGGTCGCGGCCGGCCCGCCGGGCGAGGTGGTCACCGCCGCGCTCGTCGAGGAGGTCTTCCGGCTGCCCTGCCGGGTCGTCCCCGATCCGGAGACCGGCACCCCGCTGGTCGTCCCGGCCGCGCCCCGCCCGGCCGCGCCCCGCCCGGCCGCCGCCGGGGCCTGA
- a CDS encoding FecCD family ABC transporter permease, translating to MKTLRLSRFSVRYRPRALAACLGALAVALGAGVLALGRGDYPIPPGEVLRTLFGGGTAAEDFVVNELRLPRVVTALLVGAALALAGALFQTLVRNPLGSPDVLGFTQGAATGALLVVVAGGSSAALAGGAVAGGLATGALVYGLAWRGGMQGARLVLVGIGTAAILTGVNGYLLTRTRLMDAARAVLWLTGSLDGRGWEQARPLALALAVLVPVVLLGCGPALRALELGDDAASGLGVRPERVRTLLLGAAVLLASLAAAAAGPVNFLALTAPQLARRITRSPGPNLAASMCVGAALLVGADLAAQQLPGGRHLPVGVLTGVLGGGYLVWLLASQRRAGRL from the coding sequence ATGAAGACCCTGAGGCTCTCCCGGTTCTCGGTGCGGTACCGGCCGCGGGCGCTGGCCGCGTGCCTCGGGGCGCTGGCGGTCGCGCTGGGGGCCGGGGTGCTCGCGCTCGGGCGCGGGGACTACCCGATCCCGCCCGGGGAGGTGCTGCGGACGCTGTTCGGCGGGGGCACCGCGGCGGAGGACTTCGTCGTCAACGAGCTGCGGCTGCCCCGGGTGGTGACGGCGCTGCTGGTGGGCGCGGCGCTGGCGCTCGCGGGCGCGCTGTTCCAGACGCTGGTGCGCAACCCGCTGGGCAGCCCGGACGTGCTGGGGTTCACCCAGGGCGCGGCGACCGGCGCGCTGCTGGTGGTGGTGGCCGGCGGGTCGAGCGCCGCGCTGGCGGGCGGCGCGGTGGCGGGCGGGCTGGCCACCGGGGCGCTGGTGTACGGGCTGGCGTGGCGCGGCGGGATGCAGGGGGCCCGGCTGGTGCTGGTCGGGATCGGCACGGCCGCGATCCTGACCGGCGTCAACGGCTACCTGCTGACCCGCACCCGGCTGATGGACGCGGCCCGGGCGGTGCTCTGGCTGACCGGCAGCCTGGACGGCCGGGGCTGGGAGCAGGCCCGGCCGCTGGCGCTCGCGCTGGCGGTGCTGGTCCCGGTGGTGCTGCTGGGCTGCGGTCCGGCGCTGCGCGCGCTGGAGCTCGGCGACGACGCGGCGAGCGGCCTGGGCGTGCGCCCGGAGCGGGTGCGGACGCTGCTGCTGGGCGCGGCGGTGCTGCTGGCCTCGCTGGCGGCGGCCGCGGCCGGGCCGGTGAACTTCCTGGCGCTGACCGCGCCGCAGCTGGCCCGCCGGATCACCCGCTCGCCGGGCCCGAACCTGGCCGCGTCGATGTGCGTGGGCGCCGCGCTGCTGGTCGGCGCCGACCTCGCCGCGCAGCAGCTGCCGGGCGGGCGCCACCTGCCGGTCGGCGTGCTGACCGGCGTGCTGGGCGGCGGCTACCTGGTCTGGCTGCTCGCCTCCCAGCGCCGGGCGGGCCGGCTGTGA
- a CDS encoding FecCD family ABC transporter permease: protein MSTTGSLPIPGAAPARRGSPRALGLAAGLLVLLAVLVLSLGLGARPLGPAEVWHGLLDPDAPGYTAVHEMRLPRTLLGLLAGTALGLAGGVMQALTRNPLADPGLLGINAGASAAVATAATLFGVTSFAGHVWWALAGAALVSALVYAVGGGRGATPARLALAGAALNATLYSYVSAVMLLDTASLDRMRFWTVGSLADARTSTVLGILPFVALGTLLALALARPLNALALGDDTARALGARPAATRAAAIAAVTLLCGAATAACGPIVFVGLMVPHLVRALTGPDLRWLLPYCAVLAPVLLLGADVLGRVLGRPGELQVGIVTAVLGGPFFLYFARRGKARA, encoded by the coding sequence TTGAGCACCACCGGCTCCCTCCCGATACCCGGCGCCGCCCCTGCCCGCCGCGGCTCACCCCGCGCCCTCGGCCTGGCGGCCGGCCTGCTCGTGCTGCTCGCCGTCCTGGTCCTCAGCCTCGGCCTCGGCGCCCGGCCGCTCGGCCCCGCCGAGGTCTGGCACGGCCTGCTCGACCCGGACGCCCCCGGCTACACCGCCGTCCACGAGATGCGGCTGCCCCGCACCCTGCTCGGACTCCTCGCCGGCACCGCGCTCGGCCTGGCCGGCGGCGTCATGCAGGCCCTCACCCGCAACCCGCTCGCCGACCCCGGCCTGCTCGGCATCAACGCCGGCGCCTCCGCCGCCGTCGCCACCGCCGCCACCCTGTTCGGCGTCACCTCCTTCGCCGGCCACGTCTGGTGGGCGCTGGCCGGCGCGGCCCTGGTCTCCGCCCTGGTGTACGCCGTCGGCGGCGGCCGCGGCGCCACCCCCGCCCGGCTCGCGCTGGCCGGCGCCGCGCTCAACGCCACCCTGTACTCGTACGTCAGCGCCGTGATGCTGCTGGACACCGCCTCGCTCGACCGGATGCGCTTCTGGACGGTCGGCTCGCTCGCCGACGCCAGGACCTCCACCGTGCTCGGCATCCTGCCGTTCGTCGCCCTCGGCACCCTGCTCGCGCTCGCGCTGGCCCGCCCGCTCAACGCGCTCGCGCTCGGCGACGACACCGCCCGCGCCCTGGGCGCCCGGCCCGCCGCGACCCGCGCCGCCGCGATCGCCGCCGTCACCCTGCTCTGCGGCGCGGCCACCGCCGCCTGCGGCCCGATCGTCTTCGTCGGCCTGATGGTCCCGCACCTGGTCCGCGCCCTGACCGGCCCCGACCTGCGCTGGCTGCTGCCCTACTGCGCCGTCCTGGCGCCCGTCCTGCTGCTCGGCGCGGACGTCCTCGGCCGCGTGCTGGGCCGCCCCGGCGAACTCCAGGTCGGCATCGTCACGGCCGTCCTCGGCGGCCCGTTCTTCCTGTACTTCGCACGACGGGGAAAGGCCCGCGCATGA
- a CDS encoding ABC transporter substrate-binding protein yields MPSSPRPTRRGLLAAGGATALGAVLAACGSSGGKTSAEGGGTGGGTGGGTGSGTWSFTDDRPQALTAERVPSRIVAFTGAAAALADFGLDRQLVGVFGETRTADGKADPQAGALDVDKVAVIGNAWGEFSIEKYAALRPDLLVTHMYDPGAYWYVPDESKDKILRLAPQVLVSTGRVPITRPIERYAELAASLGADPKAPKAVDAKARFEKASEELRQAVKAAGGVKVMACSGSPDLFYVSNPKISCDLIYFAELGVEFIQPEKTDGGDYYEGLSWENAGKYPADLLLLDQRATALQPEDLAAKPAWGQLPAVRAGQITPWDAVPRFSYAGFAPLVERLTAAIRQSRKLA; encoded by the coding sequence ATGCCGTCTTCCCCCCGCCCGACCCGCCGCGGCCTGCTCGCCGCGGGCGGCGCCACCGCCCTCGGCGCGGTCCTCGCCGCCTGCGGCTCCTCCGGCGGGAAGACCTCCGCCGAGGGCGGCGGCACGGGCGGCGGCACGGGCGGCGGCACGGGCAGCGGCACGTGGTCGTTCACCGACGACCGCCCGCAGGCCCTCACCGCCGAGCGCGTCCCGTCCCGGATCGTCGCCTTCACCGGCGCGGCCGCCGCGCTCGCCGACTTCGGCCTGGACCGGCAGCTGGTCGGCGTCTTCGGCGAGACCAGGACCGCCGACGGCAAGGCCGACCCGCAGGCCGGCGCCCTGGACGTGGACAAGGTCGCGGTCATCGGCAACGCCTGGGGCGAGTTCTCGATCGAGAAGTACGCGGCCCTGCGGCCCGACCTGCTGGTCACCCACATGTACGACCCGGGCGCCTACTGGTACGTGCCGGACGAGTCGAAGGACAAGATCCTGCGGCTCGCCCCGCAGGTGCTGGTCTCCACCGGCCGGGTGCCGATCACCCGGCCGATCGAGCGCTACGCCGAGCTCGCCGCCTCGCTGGGCGCCGACCCGAAGGCGCCGAAGGCGGTCGACGCCAAGGCCAGGTTCGAGAAGGCGTCCGAGGAGCTGCGGCAGGCGGTCAAGGCGGCCGGCGGCGTCAAGGTGATGGCCTGCTCGGGCAGTCCCGACCTGTTCTACGTCTCCAACCCGAAGATCTCCTGCGACCTGATCTACTTCGCCGAGCTGGGCGTCGAGTTCATCCAGCCGGAGAAGACCGACGGCGGCGACTACTACGAGGGCCTGAGCTGGGAGAACGCCGGAAAGTACCCGGCCGACCTGCTGCTGCTCGACCAGCGCGCCACCGCCCTCCAGCCCGAGGACCTGGCCGCCAAGCCCGCCTGGGGCCAACTGCCCGCCGTCCGGGCCGGGCAGATCACCCCGTGGGACGCGGTGCCGCGCTTCTCGTACGCCGGGTTCGCGCCGCTGGTCGAGCGGCTGACCGCCGCGATCCGGCAGTCCCGCAAGCTGGCCTGA
- a CDS encoding siderophore-interacting protein: MTDRTPEFDFFPAHVVRTRRLGPTMLRVTFGGGALRSFASGGRDQSCSLFLPHPGQAEPNLPYAEGEGWFAAWRALPADERAVLRSYTVRAQRAEPPELDVDFALHGTGPEAGPASAWAAAAGPGARVVLLGPAVADNRSVAFRPPADADFVLLLADETALPAAGGILEWLPAGTRALVWIEVPDAADIQDLAAPDGAELHWLVRAPGAPSGLPPALRAADLPPGTPYAWIAGEAGAVRELRRHLVRERGVDRRAVAFSGYWRRGASEDRLRAEASAGRS; encoded by the coding sequence GTGACCGACCGGACACCGGAGTTCGACTTCTTCCCGGCGCACGTGGTGCGCACCCGGCGGCTCGGCCCGACCATGCTGCGGGTCACCTTCGGCGGCGGGGCGCTGCGCTCCTTCGCGAGCGGCGGGCGCGACCAGTCCTGCTCGCTGTTCCTGCCGCACCCCGGGCAGGCCGAGCCGAACCTCCCGTACGCCGAGGGCGAGGGCTGGTTCGCCGCCTGGCGGGCGCTCCCGGCGGACGAGCGGGCCGTGCTGCGCTCGTACACGGTCCGCGCGCAGCGGGCCGAACCCCCGGAGCTGGACGTCGACTTCGCGCTGCACGGCACCGGGCCGGAGGCCGGGCCGGCCTCCGCCTGGGCGGCCGCGGCCGGGCCCGGCGCCCGGGTGGTGCTGCTCGGGCCGGCCGTCGCCGACAACCGCTCGGTGGCGTTCCGGCCGCCCGCGGACGCCGACTTCGTGCTGCTGCTGGCCGACGAGACCGCGCTGCCCGCGGCCGGCGGCATCCTGGAGTGGCTGCCGGCCGGCACCCGCGCGCTGGTGTGGATCGAGGTGCCGGACGCCGCCGACATCCAGGACCTGGCCGCCCCGGACGGGGCCGAGCTGCACTGGCTGGTCCGCGCCCCCGGCGCGCCCTCCGGCCTGCCGCCCGCCCTGCGCGCGGCCGACCTGCCGCCCGGCACCCCGTACGCGTGGATCGCCGGCGAGGCCGGCGCCGTCAGGGAGCTGCGCCGACACCTGGTGCGCGAACGCGGCGTCGACCGGCGGGCGGTGGCGTTCTCCGGCTACTGGCGGCGCGGCGCGTCCGAGGACCGGCTGCGCGCGGAGGCGTCCGCCGGACGGTCCTGA
- a CDS encoding winged helix-turn-helix transcriptional regulator: MATQSAAQRRAAAKTVYNAFVAACPTRQLFATISDKWVGLVLVALADGPRRYGELNALIAGVSSKMLTQTVRTLERDGLVTRSVTAGVPVRVDYALTPMGRSLFPVMLAVKDWAEGHLDEVLAARARYDGAAAAPAGS, translated from the coding sequence ATGGCCACGCAGTCCGCGGCCCAGCGGCGGGCGGCGGCGAAGACCGTCTACAACGCCTTCGTCGCCGCCTGCCCCACCCGGCAGCTGTTCGCCACCATCAGCGACAAGTGGGTCGGTCTGGTGCTGGTCGCCCTCGCCGACGGCCCCCGGCGGTACGGCGAACTGAACGCCCTGATCGCGGGCGTCTCCTCGAAGATGCTCACCCAGACCGTGCGGACCCTGGAGCGCGACGGCCTGGTCACCCGCAGCGTCACCGCCGGCGTGCCGGTCCGGGTCGACTACGCGCTCACGCCGATGGGGCGCAGCCTCTTCCCGGTGATGCTCGCGGTCAAGGACTGGGCCGAGGGCCACCTGGACGAGGTGCTCGCCGCCCGCGCCCGCTACGACGGCGCGGCGGCGGCCCCCGCCGGGAGCTGA
- a CDS encoding alcohol dehydrogenase catalytic domain-containing protein produces MRAVTVGTFGGPEVLELSEVPLPEPGPGEVRIRVGAAALNPVDVFARAGHLTAYLPKRDRYVLGLDVAGTVDALGGGVSGPAPGQAVVGLSPWLATVAGTHAEYVVLPADAVTAAPAGAGVEAAATLPLNGTTASLAVDALAVSAGDLVVVTGAAGGVGGYAVQLAAAKGAEVVAVAGAADERLVRELGAARFVERGDGAAERIRALAPAGVAGVVDAAALGAPLIGAVRDGGRFAALLAPAAPEAERGITVETVQQAPDAGRLAALVTDVEEGRLTLRVARTFRLAEAAAAHALFAAGGVRGRIVLVP; encoded by the coding sequence ATGCGCGCAGTTACCGTGGGCACCTTCGGCGGGCCCGAGGTCCTCGAACTCTCCGAGGTCCCGCTGCCCGAGCCCGGCCCGGGCGAGGTCCGGATCAGGGTCGGGGCCGCCGCCCTCAACCCGGTGGACGTCTTCGCCCGCGCGGGCCACCTGACGGCGTACCTGCCGAAGCGGGACCGGTACGTGCTGGGTCTGGACGTCGCGGGCACCGTCGACGCGCTGGGCGGCGGCGTGAGCGGACCGGCCCCGGGCCAGGCCGTCGTGGGCCTCTCCCCGTGGCTGGCCACCGTGGCCGGCACCCACGCCGAGTACGTGGTGCTGCCCGCCGACGCGGTGACCGCCGCCCCGGCCGGCGCCGGCGTCGAGGCGGCCGCCACCCTGCCGCTGAACGGCACCACCGCCTCGCTGGCCGTCGACGCGCTGGCGGTCTCGGCCGGCGACCTCGTCGTGGTGACCGGCGCGGCGGGCGGGGTCGGCGGCTACGCGGTGCAGTTGGCCGCCGCCAAGGGCGCCGAGGTCGTCGCGGTGGCCGGCGCCGCCGACGAGCGGCTGGTGCGCGAGCTGGGCGCGGCGCGCTTCGTCGAGCGCGGCGACGGCGCCGCCGAGCGGATCCGGGCGCTCGCCCCGGCGGGGGTCGCGGGCGTGGTCGACGCCGCCGCGCTGGGCGCCCCCCTGATCGGCGCGGTGCGCGACGGCGGCCGCTTCGCCGCGCTGCTCGCCCCGGCGGCGCCGGAGGCCGAGCGCGGCATCACGGTGGAGACCGTCCAGCAGGCGCCCGACGCCGGGCGGTTGGCCGCGCTGGTCACCGACGTCGAGGAGGGCCGGCTGACCCTGCGGGTCGCCCGGACCTTCCGGCTGGCCGAGGCCGCCGCCGCGCACGCGCTGTTCGCCGCGGGCGGCGTGCGCGGCCGGATCGTCCTGGTCCCGTGA
- a CDS encoding superoxide dismutase codes for MGAYTLPDLPYDYSALERAMSAEILELHHSKHHLAYVNGANQTLEQLAEARDKEQFGSLVGLQKTLGFHLSGHVLHSLFWENLSPEGGDRPEGALADAITEHFGSFEAFRGQLTAATVGVQGSGWGILSWEPLGGRLIVEQVYDHHGNVGQGTTPLLAFDAWEHAYYLQYRNVRPDYVTRLWDVVNWQDVSARYAATQG; via the coding sequence ATGGGTGCCTACACGCTGCCTGACCTCCCGTACGACTACTCCGCCCTCGAGCGCGCGATGTCCGCCGAGATCCTGGAGCTGCACCACTCCAAGCACCACCTGGCGTACGTCAACGGCGCCAACCAGACCCTGGAACAGCTCGCCGAGGCCCGCGACAAGGAGCAGTTCGGCTCGCTGGTCGGCCTGCAGAAGACCCTCGGGTTCCACCTCTCCGGCCACGTGCTGCACTCGCTGTTCTGGGAGAACCTCTCCCCCGAGGGCGGCGACCGGCCCGAGGGCGCGCTCGCCGACGCGATCACCGAGCACTTCGGCTCCTTCGAGGCGTTCCGCGGCCAGCTCACCGCCGCCACCGTCGGCGTCCAGGGCTCCGGCTGGGGCATCCTCTCCTGGGAGCCGCTGGGCGGGCGCCTGATCGTCGAGCAGGTCTACGACCACCACGGCAACGTCGGCCAGGGCACCACCCCGCTGCTCGCCTTCGACGCCTGGGAGCACGCCTACTACCTGCAGTACCGCAACGTCCGCCCCGACTACGTCACCCGGCTCTGGGACGTCGTCAACTGGCAGGACGTCAGCGCCCGGTACGCCGCCACCCAGGGCTGA
- a CDS encoding SDR family oxidoreductase, with protein MIVVTGATGNVGRPLVAELAAAGERVVAVSRSVAAEGLPDGVVALRADLAGPAGLGALPAGARALFLMLAPEMNAPGPDAVPAAALLESAARAGVRRVVLLSSLVTGTRPDETWHGRMAEFEAAVRGSGLEWTILRPGPFASNAYAWAESVRERRTVSAPFGGVALPVLDPADVASVAAAALRDGSGEHVGRVYELTGPEAIGPRRQAEVLGELLGEEVGFVEQTREEARAELVRFMPPPVVDGTLEVLGAPLPAESAPRPDVERVLGRPARSFAAWAAGALPAFR; from the coding sequence ATGATCGTGGTGACGGGGGCAACCGGGAACGTCGGCCGGCCGTTGGTCGCGGAGTTGGCGGCGGCGGGGGAGCGGGTGGTCGCGGTGTCGCGGAGCGTGGCGGCCGAGGGGCTGCCGGACGGGGTGGTGGCGCTGCGGGCCGATCTGGCGGGTCCGGCGGGGCTGGGGGCGCTGCCGGCGGGGGCGCGGGCGCTGTTCCTGATGCTGGCGCCGGAGATGAACGCCCCGGGGCCGGACGCGGTGCCGGCCGCCGCGCTGCTGGAGTCGGCGGCGCGGGCGGGGGTGCGCCGGGTGGTGCTGCTCTCCTCGCTGGTCACCGGCACCCGGCCGGACGAGACCTGGCACGGGCGGATGGCCGAGTTCGAGGCGGCGGTGCGGGGCAGCGGCCTGGAGTGGACGATCCTGCGGCCGGGCCCGTTCGCCAGCAACGCCTACGCCTGGGCGGAGTCGGTGCGCGAGCGGCGCACGGTGTCCGCGCCGTTCGGCGGGGTCGCGCTGCCGGTGCTGGACCCGGCGGACGTGGCGTCCGTCGCGGCGGCGGCGCTGCGCGACGGCAGCGGCGAGCACGTCGGGCGGGTGTACGAGCTGACCGGCCCGGAGGCGATCGGTCCGCGCCGGCAGGCCGAGGTGCTGGGCGAACTGCTGGGCGAGGAGGTCGGGTTCGTCGAGCAGACCCGCGAGGAGGCGCGCGCCGAGCTGGTCCGCTTCATGCCGCCGCCGGTGGTGGACGGCACGCTGGAGGTGCTGGGCGCGCCGCTGCCCGCGGAGTCCGCGCCCCGGCCGGACGTCGAGCGGGTGCTGGGGCGTCCGGCCCGGTCGTTCGCCGCGTGGGCGGCGGGGGCGCTGCCGGCGTTCCGCTGA